From the genome of Gambusia affinis linkage group LG04, SWU_Gaff_1.0, whole genome shotgun sequence:
CATACCACGGTGCAAAACGGGGTCGGATGATTGCACTGATTGGTGGAAGTTGGGCCCTGTCAGCATTCCTGGGGGTTCTCCCTATTTTGGGATGGAACTGCATAAACAGATTGGACCAATGTTCAACAGTGCTCCCACTTTACGCCAAAAGCTACATCCTTTTTAGTGTGTCTGTGTTCAGCACGGTGCTTTTGTCCATCGTGGTCCTCTATGCTCGGGTTTTCCGCATTGTCCGCACCAACACGAGGCGGCAGCGGCTGAGCCTGAAAACCAGCATGAGAAACAGCCTCGCCAGGGTGACGCAGAAGTACATTGCCCTCCTCAAGACTGTCACCATTGTGGTGGGGGTCTTCATTGCTTGTTGGCTGCCCCTCTTCATCCTCCTTCTCTTGGACTTTTTCTGCCCCACAGGCCAGTGCCAGATGCTCAAAAAGGCAGACTACTTCTTGGGAGTAGCCATCCTCAATTCTTTCCTCAACCCAATCATCTATACTTTGACCAGCAAGGACATGAGGAGAGCCATTCTGAGGCTACTCTGTCAGTCGTGTTTGATGACCAAAGATGGACAGGTCAAGAAGATTGGGATGCCATTTATAGAGTGCAGTTTCAGTAAAACTGAGGTGCCTTCTCAAAAACTGGACCATGGACTGGATACAACCATTTCTTCGGGGAATGCAATAACCTCTCCATCCACCATTAAATCTCTTTATCCTAAACTTTTTAAGTCATAAAATTTGAAACTCTAGGATGCAGAGTCCAAAAGACTGTGAAAGAACCCTGCAgtacacaaagaaaatattccaaTAATGGAATATTCAGAATATTCAGAAAGAGATCTGTGGGGTAAACCTGAAAACTGAACAGTTGGAATGAACTacaaatggaagcacaaaaagAAGACATTAAGACTTTATCCTCCAAGCAAAATTTAGCGTAAGAGACTGAAAAGACATTTCCTTCTGTCTAAGCAATGTTAAAGTGTGGTTGAAGGTGGATtgagtaaattaaattaactaacTTTATAAACCATGCTAAATATGTCCATGGATAAAGTTCTTGGAGTTTAACATCTCCTCTTTCACTAATAAAACTGGGTTTGGTCAAATTGATAGCCTACACATACCAAAGATTATAAAACAGTTATAAAGTAAAACTGgtattattttctgtatttgaatTCTTAAGGACTTTTTAAGACAGCACTTGCAGTCTGTGATGCCTGCTTTTGCTGATGCTTGGCTTTCTGCTGGTTCGGAAACCCAAGGCGCACCAATATTTTTCAGATAAGATTCTTTTGCAAACACTTGCCTGTCTGTAAAGAGTTAAGAGAAGTCTGAGAGATAACAGGAAAGGGGTATCTCACTTCTCAGCTACACAGCCCCACAATGCAGTGGAGAACATTGTGGTCTTATTGAGGGATGAGAGGTGCAAACCAAATCCCCCACACAACGTTTTGAGATGACTGAGTGCTAAAGTTTGACGGAGAAATAGTTGGTCTTTGGGTAGGTGTGCTATTCTTGTAAAATGTCACTCAGTCACCCACAGGTCAACTGCtatactgaaagaaaaagagaaatgagcATGGCAAAATGTCAATGTACCTGTGCTATGACTAGTGTGCCcttgtaaaattattattgcttttttctgttgcaaCATGCTGACAGTTTAACCATGACTGAACCTGAATCAGCTGGCTGGTGAGTGAGCGCATCAtgatctgtaaatgtttttggtttttttaatcaggTGCATCAGaactttttcttgacaaaagtGTGTGCTCGTTTAATTATTTAGGTTGTGGATGTATTCACTCTCAGATCCCTTATTTTACTGTTCACCTGGAATATTTCTGCTTCTAATGTGAGGCACgcatttttagaataaaaccAGGCTGAGAACCACTTTTGTAGCGGGAATgatgaatgttattttttattctgagaTCTGTGTGGTGGACTTTCTGGGTTTCAGAACCTGTTTTTGTAACATCTGTAATATAAATTATACCTTTTTTGTAACAGTCTAAATCCAACATAACCtttcttttcataaaagaaatcataataaaaatacatttaagtgaTTCCAAAgagtttgtgatttattttcattctctgTTACAGATCTAAATGAGGCTGGGTGTATTTTGTCTTGAGCGACTGAAGTTGTAAGTACCACAGGAAGTCAGCCCCCCGTCTCACATCTGTTGATGACATTAGGCAGCACACATTAAGGTCTGCTGGTCTCAGACTGGCTTGAACACAAAACAACACTCCTCTTATGAAACAATGAACACGCACCCTTTgttattctgctttttcttgAAGAAACATAGGTAAAATTTACTATCACCATACATTGATGTATGTAATGTCCTcatttgtgaagaagaaaacactATAGTAGAAATTTACCTCTGAatccattgaaaaaaaaatctggctttGGACCTATAAAGGTTACCACACGTTTCACACATTGGGAGAGTTATTTCCAATTTTTAGATTTCATCTAAGAAGGAAGTCGTTTTACTGTTCAGTGTTTCCACAGACCAGTCacttaactaaaacaaaataactttaactTAAACATTTGGTCTGTTGACATGAACAAAGTCCTGCAAGAAGGGATCTCTACCAGACAACTTAAGATCTTCACAGAACAGCACTTTTTATACAAAGGGGTGAGCTTTCTTTACAAATCCTTTTACAGATGATTTTTGAGGGCAGATGGTTgcaaggattttatttaggggttaGAAATTGAAGATTTGTAGTAGATTTGCAAAATGTATGGGACATTTTCCTGTTGCAGTCTATATTGCTATAAATCTGAAGACGTTGTGTGATAAAGAGGATGCTCAGGGCTGTCTGTGATGATCTTCATTTTATGAAGACTCTATCTTTGCATACTAATCTCCAGATGGTCCACAACATCCACTTTGTTTGTCAAAAATTTCACATTTCCTTTTGTGATAAgagagatggtttgaacttcct
Proteins encoded in this window:
- the s1pr5b gene encoding sphingosine 1-phosphate receptor 5b; this encodes MGASCSDPAGTNPSTMMASTSSPSSPARYFEFFWDYHNKSVICKHYNYTGKLKNREDLKPESIIFLVVCLLIILENAVVLIAIWKNKKFHLPMYYLLGNLTLSDLLAGVTYMANILMSGHNTLKLTPLLWFLREGGVFITLAASIISLLAIAIERHVTMVTMRPYHGAKRGRMIALIGGSWALSAFLGVLPILGWNCINRLDQCSTVLPLYAKSYILFSVSVFSTVLLSIVVLYARVFRIVRTNTRRQRLSLKTSMRNSLARVTQKYIALLKTVTIVVGVFIACWLPLFILLLLDFFCPTGQCQMLKKADYFLGVAILNSFLNPIIYTLTSKDMRRAILRLLCQSCLMTKDGQVKKIGMPFIECSFSKTEVPSQKLDHGLDTTISSGNAITSPSTIKSLYPKLFKS